The genomic window GGATTTTTGAAGGTAATCTCTCGGGTAAGGGGCTAAGTTTTGCAATAGTGGCAAGCAAGTTCAATAAACTTATAACTGATAAGCTCTTAGATGGGGCGATAAATTTCCTTAAGCAGGTTGAGACTGAGGAAGGGAATATTGACATATTTTGGGTTCCTGGTTCGTTTGAGATACCTATTGCGGTTGAGGAAATTCTATCTTACAGAAAATACGATGCTGTTATCTGCCTTGGGACATTAATAAGAGGTGAAACTCCTCATTTTGAATACATAGCAACACACGTGACAAAGTCATTGTTAGATTTATCCATAAAGCATCATACGCCAGTTGCTTTTGGTATAATTACAGCAAATACCGTTGAGGAGGCAATTGATAGGGCGGGATTGAAGATGGGTAATAAAGGAATAGAGGCTACTATTGCTGCAGTTGAAATGGCAAACTTGAGGAAATTAATAGGTAGAATTACTGTCTAACAACAATTCTGACAGGCATACCTATCATCTTTTCTAGTAAAACTTTGTCTACATCGTCAATATCAATACTTCTTGTTTCTTTGCAATCCACCACTATGTCAATACCATCTCTGGTTGAATCAACGTTGATCAATTCTGCAGAAAAGTTGCTGGCTCTTGAGATTGCAAATGCTATGCGAACGAATCCTGAAAGCTTGTTTACTAGCATTTTGTCGTGATCTTTTAAGTTAGTATACCACTTATGGGAGTATTTAGGTATTGATCTTGTGTGGTATCTGGTCACTAATGCTATCATTAATTTTTCTTTGGTCTTGATCTCGTGGATTTCGGAGGCTACAAAAGTTTCCATAGATGCTTTATGGTATAACTCTGGAGATATGCTTTTTCCAACATCGTGTATCAGACAGGCTCCTTTTATTATAAATTCCTCGGAAGGATCAGATACTATCAGATTGAATTTATCAAAACTTCTATAAATGCCAATAGCTAGATTTGCAATTTTTCTAGACTTCTCCAGATCACCTTTGTGCTCAGAGACAAACGCTTCAATATAGCTCATCACTCTCTCGTATCTACTAATCTCAGGCTGGTGCAAACTGTAGTGTATGTTTTCTATATACCTCTGAATATTATTTATTCTGTAGTCTATTCTTATATGCCTCTCTTTGAAATTTTCAACTGTGTCTTTCCATATATTCTTTCTAGCATTAAGAAAGGCGTCAACAAAGTCTTTTTTTCTTGAGACCCTAAGACTGGTCTTTGACAAAATGTTGACAAGTGTCATTACATCTCTGAAGTAGCTTAGGCTCTTCTGAAAATCGTTTATGGCTTTTAGACTCTCCTCAAGATCCTTGAGAAATTTTTTATCTGGATAGTCTGAGAAAAACATTCTAAGAAGCCAGAAGGAGTATTTCATATTCTTCACTCGGGCTCTAACTCTGTTAAATAGCTCATAACTGGGTTCTAACATAAAAGAGAGTTTAGCAAATTGGTATTCATTGGTTATAATCTTATATATCTTATGCACGTCTTTAAAGTGTAGGATGTATTTAGGATTAGAAATTTCCTCAATGAATTCGTTTATTGTATTTGCGTATTTGTCAGTAACCTTTGATACTTTTTTGTATGCTTCTTTCATATACCTGTGTCTTCTGTTTGAAAAATCTTTGACAAGAGATCTCGGAGACTTTTCGTTGTTTAGTAGTCCTATCATCACATCCATGTCTCTTATCTTACCAAAACATTTTGATATCTGCTTAGTATAGATGTAAAATCTCTTAAGTATCTTTACGTTGTGAAGTTTGTGAATACTCCTTACCGTAGAAGAGAGTTTAAGCGACTTTGTTCTTATAAGATGTATTGTCTGTTGCGAGACATTTCCTATTTCACTGTAAGTATCAACAAATCTTTTTAGATTGTATATGAGTAGTTCAATGTCTTTAAGAAGCATTCTTTTGGGGTCAAGAACTTTTTCTTGAATCACAAGTTGATTTTCCTTTGTTTGCTCCATAACAATTCTTAATTTTAAACAATTGTTACCATTCCTTTCAATGGT from Brevinematia bacterium includes these protein-coding regions:
- the ribH gene encoding 6,7-dimethyl-8-ribityllumazine synthase translates to MRIFEGNLSGKGLSFAIVASKFNKLITDKLLDGAINFLKQVETEEGNIDIFWVPGSFEIPIAVEEILSYRKYDAVICLGTLIRGETPHFEYIATHVTKSLLDLSIKHHTPVAFGIITANTVEEAIDRAGLKMGNKGIEATIAAVEMANLRKLIGRITV